A section of the Echeneis naucrates chromosome 12, fEcheNa1.1, whole genome shotgun sequence genome encodes:
- the tmem174 gene encoding transmembrane protein 174, with translation MAQQGLRSFWTNMSGQRPAAVLRQPPDELMVMAVPAPPPLQSDSLLDAKKTGWVLLFSGLLLALLGVAFTIMGWYRYQASSRFDWTQLLGPILISVGGTFMLTSFSKLSLFRCQACEEVVAAAVAAVRPTMEQTTRGHPRGRSPTITLHCATTMVCIPPTNNMVTQEVWRVVERQPGGAHVAPPPPCGAIYYVDNGAFTAEEEGSADRGGSFQFARQQCHHPASERAGLRLSVGSFPVLMEVRRDEHAIIRSSRPGSAGLRVRGSVLGLRSFHLNVSQELIQTWSDGRINPWDPAFNGLS, from the exons ATGGCCCAACAAGGACTCCGAAGCTTCTGGACCAACATGTCGGGACAGAGGCCTGCAGCCGTCCTCCGGCAGCCGCCCGACGAGCTGATGGTGATGGCGGTGCCCGCTCCGCCTCCTCTCCAGTCGGACAGCCTGCTGGACGCCAAGAAGACCGGCTGGGTCCTGCTGTTCTCCGGACTCCTCCTGGCTCTGCTCGGCGTCGCCTTCACCATCATGGGCTGGTACCGCTACCAAGCCAGCTCCAGGTTCGACTGGACCCAGCTGCTGGGCCCCATCCTGATCTCAGTCGGGGGGACTTTCATGCTCACCAGCTTCTCCAAGCTCAGCCTCTTCAGATGCCAGGCCTGCGAGGAAGTGGTGGCAGCGGCGGTGGCAGCGGTGAGGCCCACGATGGAGCAAACCACCAGAGGACATCCTCGTGGCAGAAGCCCGACAATCACGTTACACTGCGCCACGACCATGGTGTGCATCCCGCCGACCAACAACATGGTGACCCAAGAAGTATGGCGGGTCGTCGAGCGCCAACCGGGAGGCGCCCACgtggctcctcctcctccttgtggCGCCATTTACTATGTGGATAACGGCGCTTTCACCGCAGAGGAAGAGGGCTCCGCTGACAGAGGAGGCAG CTTTCAGTTCGCTCGCCAGCAGTGTCACCACCCAGCGAGCGAGCGAGCAGGTCTGCGTCTGAGCGTTGGAAG ttttcccGTCCTGATGGAGGTCCGGCGAGACGAACACGCAATAATCCGCTCCAGTCGTCCGGGATCAGCAGGCCTCAGAGTCCGCGGCTCGGTCCTCGGACTCCGCAGCTTTCATCTCAATGTGAGTCAGGAGTTGATTCAAACGTGGAGTGATGGGAGAATTAACCCCTGGGACCCAGCTTTCAATGGGCTCAGCTAA
- the LOC115051684 gene encoding uncharacterized protein LOC115051684, with product MSLFELLLLDLASVFLSFPPSPPFLMNDSDVFLPEASAETAPKRERTPPLAESQQAKDVSSFSSSTSSPWDSPQSALQALKPVPARAQSAPITLPTDPVDPIKSPLAASPPKSVDAFSTVSWSQSQWVAFSDNFAPPRRQGSGSSVKELQRPQSSSGRSSRFLSEDSADAYGKAPGGGEDGSSCFSDVFTGITERPTAAPPSGKVFNGNTIKCFMPEVWTLICIS from the exons ATGTCTTTATTTGAACTTCTCTTGTTAGACCTTGCgtctgttttcctttcattccctccatctccacctTTTCTGATGAATGACTCAGACGTCTTTCTGCCAGAGGCATCAG CTGAGACGGCGCCGAAACGGGAGCGCACTCCTCCCTTGGCGGAAAGCCAGCAAGCCAAAGATGTCTCGTCTTTCTCTTCGTCCACATCCTCCCCCTGGGACTCGCCACAAAGCGCTCTGCAAGCACTCAAACCCGTGCCAGCGCGGGCCCAGAGCGCCCCCATCACCCTGCCGACCGACCCGGTCGACCCCATCAAAAGCCCGCTTGCTGCCAGCCCTCCAAAGAGCGTCGACGCCTTCTCCACCGTGTCCTGGTCCCAGAGCCAGTGGGTCGCTTTCAGTGATAATTTCGCTCCACCTCGGCGTCAGGGCTCAGGGTCGTCTGTGAAGGAGCTCCAGAGGCCTCAGTCCAGCTCGGGGAGGTCCAGTCGCTTCCTCTCTGAGGACTCCGCTGACGCCTACGGCAAAGCGCCGGGCGGCGGAGAGGACGGCAGCTCCTGTTTCTCTGATGTCTTCACTGGAATCACAGAAAGGCCGACGGCTGCACCTCCGTCAGGCAAAGTATTCAATGGTAACACGATCAAGTGTTTTATGCCTGAGGTTTGGACTTTGATTTGTATATCTTGA